Proteins from a single region of Pithys albifrons albifrons isolate INPA30051 chromosome 10, PitAlb_v1, whole genome shotgun sequence:
- the BRDT gene encoding bromodomain testis-specific protein: MSVSSQHHSIITNPPPPEYLNNKSSGCQTNQLQYLQRVVMKAIWRHNYSWPFHQPVDAAALNLPDYYSIIKKPMDLGTIKKRMEHNYYTKAAECIEDFKTMFLNCYMYNKPGDDIVFMAEELEKVFMQKIAQMPTEEKIVSFNKGKRKGKKPEETEQPIPGTSNQQSTDQTQAESSVQPPVMTQKRQQAPLAPLSAAQPTALMPAAVPVTKAKKGVKRKADTTTPTTSIVTASGESSAMFNERKAVKACRGESECVVTNKLLKRSLPHSQSPGTIKKIQLSENLKHCNAILKEMFSKKHAAYAWPFIKPADVASSSTGENQGTAKCPTDLGTIKKKMDNFEYSDIQEFATDVRLMFMSFYKHNSPDHEIVAMARKLQDVFEMHFAKIPDEPVASAHLPQPVREMAEPYSSESSNDDSSEVKSSEDSEEEKRMHLAKLQKQLKALHQQLWVLTKPWLSRSEKGKGKVKSEKRKKKEKAKIKSLIEKKKNLKHKKKKQSLNIQSKKTMQQVLLAHKSEDEDGAKPMNYDEKRQLSLDINKLPGDKLGKVVHIIQSREPALRNSNPDEIEIDFETLNASTLRELEKYVATCLRKRQRKQQAKNPTKSKQQLNSERKRELEKRLLDVSGQLNPKKNVKSENSTESSTGPSRLSDSSSSSDSGSSTSSGSSCSDSSDSESDTETCPKQTAARQNSPASIEKAKRASCKAVLQAQSSSLTSSLQNHGSSELQQPPPNVQQGLQPLQNRSLKPPEQNAHSPSGNISAVCAPYNAPDQHTPWSTPKTNQSPVLQFRYALPEVSNAISQVDRADWSKQDEQTRHLAKSNKLQNKASVRTADSISQEQSHYIPDDKPNDKNILKPKSELLPKKDAGLKNIDSWISLCETMKAPAPIKASAESFRQFREAVLKRSGQVQELKRPQVQSEMEMQNTPQGKKGL, encoded by the exons GACACAACTATTCCTGGCCATTCCACCAGCCTGTGGATGCAGCAGCGCTGAATCTTCCT GATTATTACAGTATTATAAAGAAACCTATGGACTTAGGCACCATAAAAAAGCGTATGGAACACAATTACTACACAAAAGCTGCAGAATGTATTGAAGACTTTAAAACTATGTTCTTGAACTGCTACATGTATAACAAG CCAGGTGATGACATTGTGTTTATGGCTGAAGAATTAGAAAAAGTGTTCATGCAGAAAATAGCTCAAATgccaacagaggaaaaaatagtgAGTTTCAataaaggaaagaggaaaggaaagaagccaGAAG AAACAGAGCAGCCCATCCCTGGGACTTCAAACCAACAAAGCACAGATCAGACACAAGCTGAAAGCAGTGTGCAGCCTCCAGTTATGACTCAAAAGCGACAGCAGGCTCCACTGGCTCCTCTGTCTGCAGCCCAGCCGACTGCTTTAATGCCAGCTGCAGTCCCTGTAACAAAA gcaaAAAAAGGTGTGAAAAGGAAGGCTGACACTACTACTCCTACTACTTCAATAGTCACAGCAAGTGGTGAATCTTCTGCAAtgtttaatgaaagaaaagctgttaAAGCATGCAGAGGTGAAAGCGAATGTGTGGTAACAAATAAGCTTCTGAAGAGATCCTTGCCACATTCTCAGTCACCTGGAACTATTAAAAAGATTCAGTTGTCAGAAAACCTAAAGCATTGTAATGCAATacttaaagaaatgttttcaaagaaaCATGCAGCATATGCGTGGCCTTTCATAAAACCTGCAGATGTGGCATCTTCCTCCACTGGTGAGAACCAAGGCACGGCCAAATGCCCTACAGACCTAGGAACCATTAAA aagaAAATGGATAACTTTGAATATAGTGATATACAAGAATTTGCTACAGATGTTAGATTAATGTTCATGAGCTTCTACAAACATAATTCTCCAGACCATGAAATAGTTGCCATGGCAAGAAAACTTCAG GATGTTTTTGAAATGCACTTTGCCAAAATTCCTGATGAACCTGTTGCAAGTGCTCATCTGCCCCAGCCTGTGAGAGAAATGGCAGAACCTTATTCCAGTGAAAGTAGTAATGATGACTCTTCAGAAGTAAAATCATCTGAAGACTccgaggaggaaaaaagaatgcaCCTTGCCAAGCTTCAGAAGCAA CTTAAAGCCCTTCACCAGCAGTTGTGGGTTTTGACCAAACCGTGGTTATCTAgatcagaaaagggaaaagggaaggttaaaagtgagaaaaggaagaaaaaagaaaaagcaaaaataaaaagcttgattgaaaagaagaaaaatctgaaacacaagaagaaaaaacagtCTTTAAACAT TCAGTCAAAGAAAACCATGCAGCAGGTCTTGCTGGCACATAAATCTGAAGATGAAGATGGTGCCAAGCCTATGAATTATGATGAAAAACGACAGTTGAGTTTGGACATAAATAAACTCCCTGGAGATAAGCTTGGGAAAGTAGTCCATATAATCCAGTCAAGAGAACCTGCACTGAGGAACTCTAACCCAGATGAAATAGAGATAGACTTTGAAACTTTAAATGCTTCAACACTCAGAGAACTAGAGAAATATGTGGCAACCTGTTTGAGGAAGAGACAAAGAAAGCAGCAGG CTAAAAACCCAACAAAGTCAAAACAACAACTGAATTCTGAGAGGAAACGAGAACTAGAGAAGAGACTACTGGATGTCAGCGGTCAATTAAACCCAAAGAAGAACGTCAAGT CTGAAAACAGCACTGAGTCGAGTACTGGACCAAGCAGACTgagtgacagcagcagctcctcggattctggcagcagcaccagcagtggTTCCAGCTGCTCAGACAGCAGTGACTCAGAATCAG ATACAGAAACCTGTCCAAAACAGACTGCAGCCAGGCAGAACAGTCCTGCTTCTATAGAAAAAGCTAAG AGGGCATCTTGCAAAGCTGTTCTGCAAGCACAGTCCTCATCTCTTACTAGTAGCTTGCAAAATCATGGATCATCTGAACTGCAGCAGCCACCTCCCAATGTACAGCAGGGGCTCCAGCCTTTACAGAATAGATCACTTAAGCCACCAGAACAAAATGCCCACTCTCCCTCAGGTAAC ATCTCAGCTGTATGTGCTCCATACAATGCTCCAGACCAGCATACTCCTTGGAGTACTCCAAAGACAAATCAGTCTCCTGTCCTCCAGTTCAGATATGCTCTTCCAGAG GTATCCAATGCAATTTCCCAGGTTGACAGAGCTGACTGGAGCAAACAAGATGAGCAAACAAGACATCTTGCCAAATCAAATAAACTTCAAAACAAGGCCAGTGTGAGAACTGCTGATTCAATAAGTCAAGAACAAA GTCATTATATACCTGATGATAAACCTAATGATAAAAACATACTAAAGCCAAAATCAGAACTTCTACCAAAAAAG GATGCAGGACTTAAGAATATAGATTCCTGGATAAGTTTATGTGAAACGATGAAGGCTCCAGCTCCAATAAAAGCATCTGCTGAGAGCTTCAGACAGTTCAGGGAAGCAGTATTAAAGAGGAGTGGGCAAGTGCAAGAGTTAAAAAGGCCTCAGGTGCAATCTGAGATGGAAATGCAAAACActccacagggaaaaaaaggtttgtaG